In the genome of Candidatus Sulfotelmatobacter sp., one region contains:
- a CDS encoding sigma-70 family RNA polymerase sigma factor: protein MTEPLVPDPAPESRSDDLLLTTELLRRAKEGDARALSALTARYLPRLQRWASGRLPLYARSLLDTSDLVQETLMRAVEGLDGIEVRGAGGFQAYVRQAVLNRIRDQIRWARRRPDAEIMAEELTDRAPSPLEQAIGSDVLERYESALARLSEEERQLLHLRIELDFDYEEIASMTERPSRDAARMAVQRALRKLAEQMGHGNP, encoded by the coding sequence ATGACCGAGCCGCTCGTTCCCGATCCCGCCCCCGAGTCCCGCTCGGACGACCTGCTCCTCACCACCGAGCTGCTGCGCCGCGCCAAGGAGGGCGACGCTCGAGCGCTGTCCGCCCTCACCGCGCGCTACCTTCCGCGGCTCCAGCGGTGGGCGAGCGGAAGGCTTCCGCTCTACGCCCGCTCGCTTCTCGACACTTCCGACCTGGTCCAGGAGACCCTGATGCGGGCGGTCGAGGGCCTGGACGGCATCGAAGTCCGTGGGGCGGGCGGGTTTCAGGCCTACGTTCGCCAGGCGGTGCTGAATCGTATTCGGGATCAGATCCGGTGGGCTCGACGCCGGCCCGACGCCGAAATCATGGCCGAGGAGCTGACGGACCGGGCGCCTTCGCCGCTCGAACAGGCGATCGGATCCGACGTGCTCGAGCGCTACGAAAGCGCGCTCGCGCGGCTGAGCGAGGAGGAGCGCCAGTTGCTCCACCTGCGCATCGAGCTGGATTTCGACTACGAGGAGATCGCCTCCATGACGGAACGACCGAGTCGCGACGCGGCGCGGATGGCGGTGCAGCGCGCGCTGCGCAAGCTGGCGGAGCAGATGGGTCACGGCAATCCATGA
- a CDS encoding polyphosphate kinase 2 family protein — MKNIRKALEVRRRPVRLADWSPRSTPGCKDRDEATKRLAANLERIDALQYALYAEGRRSLLIVLQGMDTSGKDGVIRKVMTGFNPSGCKVWPFKQPSAEESAHDFLWRIHHAAPARGQVAIFNRSHYEDVLVVRVHGLVPPEVWEQRYHSINLFEEHLHMHGTRILKFFLHLSREEQRDRLLARLDEPDKHWKFSEDDLAERQRWPEYAKAYEDAIGKCSPKHARWFVIPSDRKWYRDLAISEIVREALEEMDPHPPRVKLDVKKLRRMLS; from the coding sequence ATGAAGAACATTCGGAAGGCCCTCGAGGTTCGCCGCAGACCGGTCCGCCTGGCCGACTGGAGTCCGCGCTCTACTCCGGGCTGCAAGGATCGCGACGAGGCGACGAAGCGGCTGGCCGCCAACCTCGAGCGGATCGACGCGCTCCAGTACGCGCTCTATGCCGAGGGCCGGCGCTCGCTGCTCATCGTGCTGCAGGGGATGGACACCTCGGGCAAGGACGGCGTCATTCGCAAGGTGATGACCGGCTTCAATCCCTCGGGCTGCAAGGTATGGCCCTTCAAGCAGCCCAGCGCGGAAGAATCGGCGCACGACTTCCTGTGGCGCATCCATCACGCCGCGCCGGCGCGCGGGCAGGTGGCGATCTTCAACCGCTCGCACTATGAAGACGTGCTGGTGGTGCGCGTGCACGGACTGGTGCCGCCCGAGGTGTGGGAGCAGCGCTATCATTCGATCAACCTGTTCGAAGAGCACCTGCACATGCACGGCACGCGCATTCTCAAGTTCTTCCTGCACCTGAGCCGCGAGGAGCAGCGCGACCGGCTGCTGGCGCGGCTCGACGAGCCCGACAAGCACTGGAAGTTCAGCGAGGACGACCTCGCCGAGCGCCAGCGCTGGCCCGAGTACGCGAAGGCCTACGAAGATGCGATCGGAAAGTGCAGCCCGAAGCACGCGCGCTGGTTCGTGATTCCTTCCGACCGCAAGTGGTACCGCGATCTGGCGATCTCCGAGATCGTGCGCGAGGCGCTCGAGGAGATGGATCCCCATCCGCCGCGCGTCAAGCTGGACGTGAAGAAGCTGCGCCGGATGCTGAGCTGA
- a CDS encoding serine/threonine-protein kinase, whose translation MSSADERRDPLDALAGSVSDDRPVDWDGAESSVGSPAAQASVRALREVSKIAEFNRELQRSPEPGSAAGAATETTEPKRWGDLLLLEQVGSGMSGQVWRAWEPKLQREVAVKLLNPRPAEAGSESHALLEEARALARVRHPNVVTVFGAGEFEGHPGLWMEFLRGETLDKRIERQGALPPAEVARIGLELARALAAVHAAGLVHRDLKPANVLIESDGRVVLTDFGLGQRRFVPEAERVRIPGTPMFMSPERLDGQSATPRSDLYALGATLWSAIAGKNPFTARTLAELEAESRRGPSTALHTLRPEAPAALTEAIERAMAPDPNARFASAGQLAAALEPFASRDRRARRRSSHPAMMAFAAALIATVALLVFMPRWLAQHTGAPAPSATAPAPARGAAPSVATTYDVEATLVSRSGGGYRRLSPGDRVRPGDRLSLEFRSSRPAWVYVLNEDERGESYLLFPQPLFDRANPVSGDSLVVLPGTVGGKENAWTVTSRGGREHFLVVASPHPVPEIEAELSRLPAARPDRPIQYAAIPAPTVERLRGVGGVAPLPADSAPRRSGAFERFEELAGRETGVHGVWVRQLTLENPLR comes from the coding sequence ATGAGTTCCGCCGACGAGCGGCGCGACCCACTCGACGCGCTGGCGGGGTCGGTGTCGGACGATCGGCCGGTGGACTGGGACGGCGCCGAGTCGAGCGTCGGATCGCCGGCCGCTCAGGCCAGCGTCCGGGCGCTGCGCGAGGTCTCGAAGATCGCCGAGTTCAATCGCGAGCTGCAGCGCTCGCCCGAGCCGGGCAGCGCGGCCGGCGCCGCGACCGAAACCACCGAACCGAAGCGCTGGGGCGACCTGTTGCTGCTTGAGCAGGTCGGGAGCGGTATGAGCGGCCAGGTGTGGCGCGCCTGGGAGCCGAAGCTCCAGCGCGAGGTGGCGGTCAAGCTCCTGAATCCACGGCCCGCTGAAGCCGGAAGCGAATCCCACGCGCTGCTCGAAGAGGCGCGCGCGCTGGCGCGCGTGCGGCACCCCAACGTGGTGACTGTGTTCGGCGCCGGCGAGTTCGAGGGGCACCCCGGCCTGTGGATGGAGTTCCTGCGCGGCGAGACTCTCGATAAACGGATCGAGCGGCAGGGCGCGCTGCCGCCCGCCGAAGTCGCGCGGATTGGCCTGGAGCTGGCGCGCGCGCTGGCCGCCGTGCACGCCGCTGGTCTCGTCCACCGCGATCTCAAGCCCGCCAACGTGCTAATCGAATCCGACGGCCGCGTCGTCCTCACCGATTTCGGACTCGGCCAGCGCCGCTTTGTTCCCGAGGCCGAGCGCGTGCGGATTCCGGGCACGCCGATGTTCATGTCGCCGGAGCGGCTCGATGGCCAGTCCGCGACGCCGCGATCCGACCTCTATGCGCTGGGCGCGACGCTGTGGAGCGCGATCGCCGGCAAGAACCCGTTCACCGCGCGCACGCTCGCCGAGCTCGAGGCCGAGTCGCGCCGGGGTCCCTCCACCGCGCTGCACACGCTGCGGCCCGAAGCTCCGGCCGCGCTGACCGAGGCGATCGAGCGCGCGATGGCGCCCGATCCGAACGCGCGCTTCGCGAGCGCCGGCCAGCTCGCCGCCGCGCTCGAGCCGTTCGCGTCGCGCGACCGGCGCGCGCGTCGCCGCTCGTCGCATCCGGCGATGATGGCGTTCGCCGCGGCGTTGATCGCGACCGTCGCGCTGCTGGTGTTCATGCCGCGCTGGCTGGCGCAGCACACCGGGGCGCCGGCGCCGAGCGCAACCGCCCCTGCACCGGCGCGTGGCGCGGCCCCGAGCGTCGCGACTACATACGACGTCGAGGCGACGCTGGTGAGTCGCAGCGGCGGCGGCTATCGCCGGCTCTCGCCCGGCGATCGAGTGAGGCCCGGCGATCGGCTGTCGCTCGAATTCCGCTCCTCGCGCCCGGCCTGGGTGTATGTGCTCAACGAGGACGAGCGGGGCGAGTCGTACCTGCTCTTTCCCCAGCCGCTGTTCGACCGCGCCAATCCGGTGAGTGGCGACTCGCTGGTGGTGCTGCCCGGAACGGTCGGTGGCAAGGAGAACGCCTGGACGGTCACGAGCCGCGGCGGGCGCGAGCATTTCCTGGTGGTCGCGAGCCCGCACCCGGTGCCCGAGATCGAGGCCGAGCTGTCCCGCCTGCCGGCGGCGCGTCCCGATCGGCCGATTCAGTACGCGGCGATTCCGGCGCCGACCGTCGAACGGCTGCGCGGTGTCGGCGGCGTGGCGCCGCTGCCGGCGGATTCGGCGCCGCGCCGCTCAGGAGCCTTCGAACGATTCGAGGAGCTGGCCGGACGCGAGACCGGCGTTCACGGCGTCTGGGTGCGACAGCTCACCCTCGAGAATCCGCTGCGCTGA